GTACGCCTGGATCGCGGGCGAGTCGGGGAGCGTGAAGGCGCTGCGCCGCCATCTCGTGCGCGAGCGTGAAATCGACCGCCGCCGGGTCACGTTCGTCGGCTACTGGAAGCAGGGAGTCAGCGAGGACGGCCTCCGCGAGGAGGCCGAAACCGCGGGCGGGGCTGCCGACATGTGAACAACGGCATAACAGCCGTGCCCCCAGGGGGGCGAGGAACTGCTGGCGTGAAAGTTAGGTTAGGCTAACCTAACCTCGGCACCTCGCCCCCCTCGCTTGTCCGGAGGACTTGCATGCGCTCGCACCTGCTCAATGACGTAACGGCGGAGAGCTACCGGCGCTCCGTGACCGAAGGAGTCGAGCGGGTGGCGATGCGACTCGCCACAACCCGGCGGCCGTTCACCGGTGTGACCCCGGACGAGCTCGCCCCGGTCATCTCCGCCGTCGACCTCGACCAGCCGCTGGGCAACGCCTCCGCCGCCCTCGACGAGCTGGAGCGCGTCTATCTGCGCGACGCCGTCTACTTCCACCACCCCCGCTACCTCGGCCACCTCAACTGCCCGGTCGTCATCCCGGCCGTCCTCGGCGAGGCCGTGCTCTCAGCGGTCAACTCCTCGCTCGACACCTGGGACCAGAGCGCCGGCGGCACCCTCATCGAGCGCCGCCTCATCGACTGGACCGCACAGCGGATCGGCCTCGGCCCCGCGGCCGACGGTGTCTTCACCAGCGGCGGCACCCAGTCCAACCTCCAGGCGCTGCTGCTCGCACGCCAGGAGGCCAAGACGTCGGACCTCGCGAAACTGCGTATCTTCTCCTCCGAGTGCAGCCACTTCAGCGTGCAGAAGTCCGCGACACTGCTCGGGCTCGGACCCGACGCCGTCGTCGCAGTCCCCGTCGACCGCAACAAGCGGATGCAGACGGTGGCACTCGCCGCCGAACTGGAGCGCTGCGCACAGCAGGGCCTGGTCCCCATGGCCGTCGTCGCGACCGCCGGCACCACCGACTTCGGCTCCATCGACCCGCTGCCCGAGATCGCCGAGCTGGCGGAGCAGTACGGGACCTGGATGCATGTGGACGCGGCGTACGGCTGCGGACTGCTGGCCTCCCCCACCCGCCGCCATCTCCTGGACGGCATCGAGCACGCCGACTCGGTCACCGTGGACTACCACAAGTCCTTCTTCCAGCCGGTGAGTTCGTCCGCCGTACTGGTACGGGACGGAGCCACGCTCGGCCACGCCACGTACCACGCGGACTATCTCAACCCGCTGCGCACCATCGAGGAGAGAATCCCCAACCAGGTCGACAAGTCGCTGCAGACCACGCGCCGCTTCGACGCGCTCAAGCTGTGGATGACGCTGCGCGTGATGGGCGCCGACGGTGTCGGGCAGCTCTTCGACGAGGTCTGCGACCTGGCAGCCGACGGCTGGGAGCTGCTCGCCGCCGACCCGCGCTACGACGTCGTCGTGGCGCCGCAGCTGTCCACGCTGGTCTACCGCTACATCCCCGAGGCCATCACCAGCCCCACCCTGATCGACCGGGCCAACCTCTATGCCCGCAAGGCGCTGTTCGCGTCCGGCGAGGCCGTGGTCGCGGGCACCAAGGTCGGCGGCCGCCAGTACCTGAAGTTCACCCTGCTCAACCCCGAAACGACGACCGACGACATCGCCGCCGTACTCGATCTGATCGCCGGCCATGCCGAGCAGTACCTGGGAGAGAATCTTGTCCACGCCTCGTGAGCCCCTTGATTTCATCGGCATCGGGCTCGGGCCCTTCAACCTCGGCCTCGCCTGCCTGACCGAGCCGATCGACGAGCTGAACGGCGTCTTCCTGGAGTCCAAGCCGGACTTCGAGTGGCACTCCGGAATGTTCCTGGAGGGCGCCCATCTCCAGACGCCGTTCCTGTCGGACCTGGTGACGCTGGCCGATCCGACATCCCCGTACTCCTTCCTCAACTATCTGAAGGAATCGGGGCGGCTGTACTCGTTCTACATCCGCGAGAACTTCTATCCGCTGCGGACCGAGTACAACGACTACTGCCGCTGGGCCGCCGCCAAGCTGAGCTCCATCCGCTTCTCCACCACGGTGTCGCGGGTCGAGTACGAGGACGAGGTGTACGTCGTCCACACCACCGCCGGCGAGCGGTTCCGCGCCCGCCGCCTAGTCCTGGGCACCGGCACCCCGCCGTACATCCCCGAGACCTGCCAGGACCTCGGCGGCGACCTCCTGCACAACTCCCGCTACCTCGACCACAAGGAAGCGCTGCAGCAGAAGGAGTCGATCACCCTCGTCGGCAGCGGGCAGAGCGCCGCGGAGATCTACTACGACCTGCTCTCCGAGATCGATGTGCACGGCTACCGGCTGAACTGGGTCACGCGCTCCCCGCGGTTCTTCCCGCTGGAGTACACCAAGCTCACCCTCGAGATGACCTCGCCCGAGTACATCGACTACTTCCACGCACTGCCGGAGCCCACCCGCTACCGGCTGGAGTCGGAGCAGAAGGGCCTGTTCAAGGGCATCGACGGGGATCTGATCAACGAGATCTTCGATCTGCTCTACCAGAAGAACCTCAAGGGTCCGGTGCCGACCAGACTGCTGACCAACTCGGCGCTGAAGAGCGCCGGTTACGAGGACGGCACGTACACGCTTGGGCTGCGCCAGGAGGAGCAGGGCAAGGACTTCGAGCTGCGTACGGAGGGCCTGATCCTGGCCACCGGCTACAAGTACGCCGCCCCCGAGTTCCTCGAACCGGTCGGCGACCGGATCCGCCTGGACGGACAGGGCCGCTTCGACGTGGCCCGCAACTACTCCATCGACACGGCGGGACGCGAGATCTTCCTGCAGAACGCGGGCGTGCACACGCACTCCATCACCTCGCCCGACCTGGGCATGGGTGCGTACCGCAACGCCTACATCATCGGCGAGCTGCTCGGGTCCGAGTACTACCCCGTCGAAAAGTCCATCGCGTTCCAGGAGTTCTCCGCATGACGTTCACCGTCCGTCCCCTCGACCCCTTTGCCGACGCGGAGCTGGTGCACGGGTGGGTGACCCACCCCAAGGCCGCCTTCTGGATGATGCAGGAGGCGAAACTGCAGGACGTCGAGCGCGAGTACATGGCGATAGCCGCCCATGAGCACCACGACGCCTTCATAGGCCAGAACGACGGGGAGCCCGTCTTCCTGATGGAGCGCTACGACCCCAGGTATGTGGAGCTCCAGGGTCTGTACGACCCCGAGCCGGGCGATGTCGGCATGCACTTCCTGGTCGCGCCGACCGACAACCCCGTACACGGCTTCACCCGCCAGGTGATCACCGCGGTGATGGAGACGCTGTTCGCTGACCCGGCCACCCGGCGCGTCGTCGTCGAGCCGGACGTGAGCAACAAGGCTGTCCACGCGCTCAACGAAGCGGTCGGCTTTGTGCCCGCAGGGGAGATCAGGAAGCCGGAGAAGGACGCCCTGCTGAGCTTCTGCACCCGCGCCCAGTTCCTGGCTGCACGAGGAGTGACGGCATGAACCTGTCCGACGCCGTATCGCATCTGACGCCCGAGCTGTGGGAGCAGGCCAACCGGCTGCTCGTCCGCAAGGCGCTGGCGGAGTTCGCCCACGAGCGGCTGCTGGTCCCCGAGTCGCTCGGCCAGGACAACTACCGTGTCCTCAGCGACGACTCCGCCACCGAGTACCGCTTCTGTGCGCGCCGGTTCGCCCTCGACCACTGGCAGGTCTTCGCCGACTCCATCACCCGGCACCGGGACGGCGGCGAGCAACCGCTGGACTCGCTCGACTTCTTCATCGAACTGCGCGGCACGCTCGGCCTGAGCGAGACGATCCTGCCGGTCTATCTGGAGGAGATCTCCTCCACTCTCTCCGGAACGGCGTACAAGCTCAGCAAGCAGCAGACGACCTCCGCCGAGCTGGCCACAGCCGGCTTCCAGGCCATCGAGACGGGGATGACCGAGGGCCACCCCTGTTTCGTCGCCAACAACGGCCGGCTCGGCTTCGGGGTTCACGAGTACCTCTCGTACGCCCCCGAGACCGCGAGCGAGGTCCGCCTCGTCTGGCTCGCGGCCCGCCGCGATGTCGCCACCTTCACCTCGGGCGCCGGACTGGACTACGAGTCGCTGGTCCGCGCCGAACTCGGCGAAGCCGCTCTCGCCCGCTTCGGCGGGCGGCTGAACGCCCTCGGCCTCGACCTCGCCGACTACTTCCTGCTGCCGGTCCACCCCTGGCAGTGGTGGAACAAGCTCTCCGTCACCTTCGCCGCCGAGGTCGCCCAGCAGCGCCTGGTCTGCCTGGGCGCGGGCGACGACGACTATCTCGCCCAGCAGTCCATCCGTACGTTCTTCAATACGAGCGACCCGGCCAAGCACTACGTCAAAACCGCGCTGTCCGTCCTCAACATGGGCTTCATGCGGGGCCTTTCGGCCGCGTACATGGAGGCGACGCCCGCGATCAACGACTGGCTCGCGGGCCTGATCGAGCGCGACGACGTACTGAGGGCGGTCCGCTTCTCGATCGTCAAGGAGCGGGCGGCGATCGGTTACCACCACCGCCAGTACGAGCGGGCGACCGACCGCTACTCCCCGTACCGCAAAATGCTGGCCGCGCTCTGGCGCGAGAGCCCGGTGCCGCAGCTGCTGGACGGCGAACGGCCGGCCACGATGGCGTCGCTGCTCCATGTCGACCACGAGGGCGCGTCGTTCGCGGGTGCGCTGATCGACGAGTCGGGTCTGGCTCCGGCGCAGTGGCTGCGCCGCTATCTGGACGCGTATCTCACGCCCGTACTGCACAGCTTCTACGCATACGACCTGGTGTTCATGCCGCACGGCGAGAACGTCATCCTGGTCATCGGCGCGGACGGCACGGTCCAGCGGACGATCTTCAAGGACATCGCCGAGGAGATCGCGGTGATGGACCCGGACGCGGTCCTGCCGCCGGCGGTCGAGCGGATCCGCGTGGACGTGCCCGAGGACATGAAGCTGCTGTCC
The Streptomyces lunaelactis genome window above contains:
- a CDS encoding lysine N(6)-hydroxylase/L-ornithine N(5)-oxygenase family protein, encoding MSTPREPLDFIGIGLGPFNLGLACLTEPIDELNGVFLESKPDFEWHSGMFLEGAHLQTPFLSDLVTLADPTSPYSFLNYLKESGRLYSFYIRENFYPLRTEYNDYCRWAAAKLSSIRFSTTVSRVEYEDEVYVVHTTAGERFRARRLVLGTGTPPYIPETCQDLGGDLLHNSRYLDHKEALQQKESITLVGSGQSAAEIYYDLLSEIDVHGYRLNWVTRSPRFFPLEYTKLTLEMTSPEYIDYFHALPEPTRYRLESEQKGLFKGIDGDLINEIFDLLYQKNLKGPVPTRLLTNSALKSAGYEDGTYTLGLRQEEQGKDFELRTEGLILATGYKYAAPEFLEPVGDRIRLDGQGRFDVARNYSIDTAGREIFLQNAGVHTHSITSPDLGMGAYRNAYIIGELLGSEYYPVEKSIAFQEFSA
- a CDS encoding pyridoxal phosphate-dependent decarboxylase family protein encodes the protein MRSHLLNDVTAESYRRSVTEGVERVAMRLATTRRPFTGVTPDELAPVISAVDLDQPLGNASAALDELERVYLRDAVYFHHPRYLGHLNCPVVIPAVLGEAVLSAVNSSLDTWDQSAGGTLIERRLIDWTAQRIGLGPAADGVFTSGGTQSNLQALLLARQEAKTSDLAKLRIFSSECSHFSVQKSATLLGLGPDAVVAVPVDRNKRMQTVALAAELERCAQQGLVPMAVVATAGTTDFGSIDPLPEIAELAEQYGTWMHVDAAYGCGLLASPTRRHLLDGIEHADSVTVDYHKSFFQPVSSSAVLVRDGATLGHATYHADYLNPLRTIEERIPNQVDKSLQTTRRFDALKLWMTLRVMGADGVGQLFDEVCDLAADGWELLAADPRYDVVVAPQLSTLVYRYIPEAITSPTLIDRANLYARKALFASGEAVVAGTKVGGRQYLKFTLLNPETTTDDIAAVLDLIAGHAEQYLGENLVHAS
- a CDS encoding IucA/IucC family protein — protein: MNLSDAVSHLTPELWEQANRLLVRKALAEFAHERLLVPESLGQDNYRVLSDDSATEYRFCARRFALDHWQVFADSITRHRDGGEQPLDSLDFFIELRGTLGLSETILPVYLEEISSTLSGTAYKLSKQQTTSAELATAGFQAIETGMTEGHPCFVANNGRLGFGVHEYLSYAPETASEVRLVWLAARRDVATFTSGAGLDYESLVRAELGEAALARFGGRLNALGLDLADYFLLPVHPWQWWNKLSVTFAAEVAQQRLVCLGAGDDDYLAQQSIRTFFNTSDPAKHYVKTALSVLNMGFMRGLSAAYMEATPAINDWLAGLIERDDVLRAVRFSIVKERAAIGYHHRQYERATDRYSPYRKMLAALWRESPVPQLLDGERPATMASLLHVDHEGASFAGALIDESGLAPAQWLRRYLDAYLTPVLHSFYAYDLVFMPHGENVILVIGADGTVQRTIFKDIAEEIAVMDPDAVLPPAVERIRVDVPEDMKLLSIFTDVFDCFLRFLGAALVTEGRLDEETFWRTVAECVSGYQESVPHLADKFKEYDMFAGEFALSCLNRLQLRNNEQMVDLADPAGALQLIGTLENPIARFSH
- a CDS encoding GNAT family N-acetyltransferase, which codes for MTFTVRPLDPFADAELVHGWVTHPKAAFWMMQEAKLQDVEREYMAIAAHEHHDAFIGQNDGEPVFLMERYDPRYVELQGLYDPEPGDVGMHFLVAPTDNPVHGFTRQVITAVMETLFADPATRRVVVEPDVSNKAVHALNEAVGFVPAGEIRKPEKDALLSFCTRAQFLAARGVTA